Proteins encoded together in one Vitis vinifera cultivar Pinot Noir 40024 chromosome 4, ASM3070453v1 window:
- the LOC100259526 gene encoding uncharacterized protein LOC100259526 isoform X2 — MPNTPLNENTYAQKGVQKKIGLFGWSDHMASPSPSQPTYIPMPSDPGGKPIDHEGLLPLVPIHIVTLPSQLPIEFLEPSPERKLVIGFDCEGVDLCRHGTLCIMQIAFPDAIYLVDAIQGGEMLMKACKPALESSYITKVIHDCKRDSEALYFQFGIKLHNVVDTQIAYSLIEEQEGRKRLVDDYISFVGLLADPRYCGVSYLEKQEVRDLLRQNPDFWTHRPLSDLMVRAAADDVRFLLYIYHKMMEKLNERSLWYLAVRGALYCRCFCINDNDYADWPPLPPIPDNLIVEGNAPEEEILSVLHVPPGKMGRVIGRRGASILSVKESCNAEILIGGAKGPPDKVFIIGPVKQVRKAEAILRGRMLEMY; from the exons ATGCCAAACACGCCCCTAAATGAAAATACATATGCCCAAAAGGGGGTTCAGAAGAAAATTGGTCTGTTTGGATGGTCCGATCACATGGCTTCACCTTCTCCGTCTCAACCTACATACATTCCTATGCCATCAGACCCag GTGGCAAACCCATAGATCATGAAGGTCTCTTGCCACTGGTCCCTATCCACATTGTCACCCTTCCATCTCAACTTCCAATTGAATTCCTGGAGCCCTCTCCTGAAAGGAAATTGGTCATTGGTTTTGATTGTGAAGGTGTTGACCTATGTCGCCATGGAACACTTTGTATCATGCAG ATTGCTTTTCCAGATGCTATTTATCTGGTTGATGCTATTCAGGGGGGAGAGATGCTTATGAAAGCCTGTAAGCCTGCACTTGAATCTAGTTACATCACAAAAGTTATTCACGATTGCAAACGAGATAGCGAG GCATTGTATTTTCAATTTGGCATCAAGCTGCACAATGTTGTGGATACCCAA ATTGCCTATTCTCTAATAGAGGAGCAGGAAGGACGGAAAAGATTGGTGGATGACTACATATCATTTGTTGGCCTCCTAGCAGATCCACGCTATTGTG GTGTATCCTATCTTGAGAAGCAAGAAGTTCGTGACCTCTTAAGGCAG AACCCTGATTTTTGGACGCACAGACCCTTATCTGACCTGATGGTCCGGGCAGCTGCAGACGATGTACGTTTCCTTCTTTACATCTATCACAAGATGATGGAAAAATTGAATGAACGATCCTTATGGTATCTTGCTGTTCGTGGTGCACTGTATTGCCGATGTTTCTGCATCAATGATAATGATTATGCTGATTGGCCACCTCTCCCTCCCATTCCAG ATAACCTGATTGTAGAAGGAAATGCTCCAGAGGAAGAAATCCTCTCGGTTCTTCATGTTCCCCCTGGAAAAATGGGTCGTGTTATTGGAAGACGAGGAGCTTCCATTTTGTCAGTCAAGGAATCTTGCAa TGCGGAGATTCTCATTGGAGGTGCCAAGGGCCCACCTGACAAG GTGTTCATCATCGGACCGGTGAAGCAGGTGAGGAAAGCAGAAGCCATATTAAGGGGACGAATGCTGGAAATGTATTGA
- the LOC100259526 gene encoding uncharacterized protein LOC100259526 isoform X1, producing the protein MPNTPLNENTYAQKGVQKKIGLFGWSDHMASPSPSQPTYIPMPSDPGGKPIDHEGLLPLVPIHIVTLPSQLPIEFLEPSPERKLVIGFDCEGVDLCRHGTLCIMQIAFPDAIYLVDAIQGGEMLMKACKPALESSYITKVIHDCKRDSEALYFQFGIKLHNVVDTQIAYSLIEEQEGRKRLVDDYISFVGLLADPRYCGVSYLEKQEVRDLLRQNPDFWTHRPLSDLMVRAAADDVRFLLYIYHKMMEKLNERSLWYLAVRGALYCRCFCINDNDYADWPPLPPIPDNLIVEGNAPEEEILSVLHVPPGKMGRVIGRRGASILSVKESCNAEILIGGAKGPPDKVSLLNLHKFAEGHSFFYVTLHKLDYEERHK; encoded by the exons ATGCCAAACACGCCCCTAAATGAAAATACATATGCCCAAAAGGGGGTTCAGAAGAAAATTGGTCTGTTTGGATGGTCCGATCACATGGCTTCACCTTCTCCGTCTCAACCTACATACATTCCTATGCCATCAGACCCag GTGGCAAACCCATAGATCATGAAGGTCTCTTGCCACTGGTCCCTATCCACATTGTCACCCTTCCATCTCAACTTCCAATTGAATTCCTGGAGCCCTCTCCTGAAAGGAAATTGGTCATTGGTTTTGATTGTGAAGGTGTTGACCTATGTCGCCATGGAACACTTTGTATCATGCAG ATTGCTTTTCCAGATGCTATTTATCTGGTTGATGCTATTCAGGGGGGAGAGATGCTTATGAAAGCCTGTAAGCCTGCACTTGAATCTAGTTACATCACAAAAGTTATTCACGATTGCAAACGAGATAGCGAG GCATTGTATTTTCAATTTGGCATCAAGCTGCACAATGTTGTGGATACCCAA ATTGCCTATTCTCTAATAGAGGAGCAGGAAGGACGGAAAAGATTGGTGGATGACTACATATCATTTGTTGGCCTCCTAGCAGATCCACGCTATTGTG GTGTATCCTATCTTGAGAAGCAAGAAGTTCGTGACCTCTTAAGGCAG AACCCTGATTTTTGGACGCACAGACCCTTATCTGACCTGATGGTCCGGGCAGCTGCAGACGATGTACGTTTCCTTCTTTACATCTATCACAAGATGATGGAAAAATTGAATGAACGATCCTTATGGTATCTTGCTGTTCGTGGTGCACTGTATTGCCGATGTTTCTGCATCAATGATAATGATTATGCTGATTGGCCACCTCTCCCTCCCATTCCAG ATAACCTGATTGTAGAAGGAAATGCTCCAGAGGAAGAAATCCTCTCGGTTCTTCATGTTCCCCCTGGAAAAATGGGTCGTGTTATTGGAAGACGAGGAGCTTCCATTTTGTCAGTCAAGGAATCTTGCAa TGCGGAGATTCTCATTGGAGGTGCCAAGGGCCCACCTGACAAGGTTAGTCTGTTAAATCTACACAAATTTGCAGAAGGACATTCTTTCTTCTATGTGACTTTACACAAACTTGATTATGAGGAGAGGCACAAATAA